One genomic segment of Acidimicrobiales bacterium includes these proteins:
- a CDS encoding glycosyltransferase family 4 protein: protein MKIAITSLYLPGSSKIGTGFQVHHFANHLVKRGHEVTVFSPDLPGEEARYTYAHVDPGTSLRTFRFAWRLRHVDFSGFDILHAHGDDTFLAGRPRPAHVRSIHGSCFAEARRIPGAKAKTRMGLLGLGEVASTLIADRSYGVSEATKRVYPWIDGVIPNGVEVPDPPPGRAPTAVPTILFVGTYLNRKRGKLLTEQFASVVRPKLPDARLLMVCSDAPEQPGVEVLGRVSDAELADLYQSAWVFCLPSSYEGFGVPYIEAMAAGCPVMATPNPGAREVLGEGRYGLLTEPHNLGTALLELLADGSRRDTMSELGRTHAKNYSWEHVLDRYESVYAELLTHPPRRCAAP from the coding sequence GAAGATCGCGATCACCAGCCTGTACCTACCCGGCTCGAGCAAGATCGGTACCGGCTTCCAGGTGCACCACTTCGCGAATCACTTGGTCAAGCGGGGCCACGAGGTCACCGTCTTCAGCCCCGACCTCCCTGGCGAGGAGGCTCGCTACACGTACGCCCACGTCGACCCCGGGACGTCGTTGCGGACCTTTCGGTTCGCCTGGCGACTACGGCACGTCGACTTCTCGGGATTCGACATCCTGCACGCCCACGGCGACGACACGTTTCTTGCAGGCCGACCACGCCCGGCCCACGTCAGAAGCATCCACGGTTCGTGCTTCGCCGAAGCCCGCCGGATTCCCGGGGCGAAAGCGAAGACCCGGATGGGACTGCTCGGCCTCGGCGAGGTTGCATCCACTCTCATCGCCGATCGTTCCTATGGGGTCTCCGAGGCCACGAAGCGCGTCTATCCCTGGATCGACGGGGTCATACCGAACGGCGTCGAAGTCCCGGACCCACCGCCCGGCCGTGCGCCTACCGCCGTGCCAACCATCCTGTTCGTCGGTACCTACCTGAACCGCAAACGCGGAAAGCTGCTGACCGAACAGTTCGCTTCGGTCGTCAGGCCCAAGCTTCCCGATGCGCGCCTGCTGATGGTCTGCTCCGATGCCCCCGAGCAGCCGGGGGTCGAGGTGCTCGGTCGCGTGAGCGACGCCGAACTCGCCGATCTTTACCAGAGCGCGTGGGTGTTCTGTCTACCGAGCAGCTACGAGGGCTTCGGCGTTCCCTACATCGAGGCGATGGCCGCGGGCTGTCCCGTCATGGCCACACCGAATCCAGGAGCACGGGAGGTACTCGGCGAAGGCCGATACGGGCTGCTCACCGAACCTCACAACCTGGGAACCGCCCTCCTCGAGCTGCTCGCGGATGGGTCCCGACGCGACACCATGAGCGAACTGGGGCGCACGCACGCGAAGAACTACTCCTGGGAGCATGTCCTCGACCGATACGAGAGTGTCTATGCCGAGCTGCTCACCCACCCCCCACGCCGGTGTGCGGCCCCCTGA